The following proteins come from a genomic window of Phacochoerus africanus isolate WHEZ1 chromosome 9, ROS_Pafr_v1, whole genome shotgun sequence:
- the LOC125136862 gene encoding LOW QUALITY PROTEIN: olfactory receptor 2B11-like (The sequence of the model RefSeq protein was modified relative to this genomic sequence to represent the inferred CDS: inserted 1 base in 1 codon): MERINKSHPEEFILLGFADRPWLELPLFIILLLTYPMAMVGNIAIILVSILDSRLHSPMYFFLTNLSFLDMCYTTSIVPQMLFHLGGSEKTISYLGCAIQLYFFHMMGGTECLLLAIMSFDRYVAICKPLHYTLIMNRCTCILLVATVWLGGMTYAVSEATVTLHLPLCGHNTLDHLICEIPVLIKAACGEKGANELTLSEVCIFMLAVPLCFILASYASIGHAVFKIKSSEGRKKAFGTCSSHLIVVFFFYGPAISMYLQPPXSISRDQPKFMALFYGVVTPTLNPFIYTLRNKDVKGAWGNLVRSVFTSK; this comes from the exons ATGGAACGAATTAACAAAAGCCATCCAGAAGAGTTTATTCTACTAGGCTTTGCAGATCGTCCCTGGCTGGAGCTTCCTCTGTTCATTATTCTGCTTCTAACATACCCCATGGCCATGGTGGGAAACATAGCCATCATTCTGGTGTCCATCTTAGACTCCCGTCTGCACAgccccatgtatttcttcctcaccAACCTCTCCTTTCTGGACATGTGCTACACCACAAGCATTGTCCCTCAGATGCTGTTTCACCTGGGAGGATCTGAGAAGACAATCAGCTATCTGGGCTGTGCCATTCAGCTTTATTTCTTCCACATGATGGGGGGCACAGAATGTCTGCTTTTGGCTATTATGTCTTTCGatcgctacgtggccatctgcaagcctctGCACTACACCCTCATCATGAATCGGTGCACCTGTATCCTACTGGTGGCCACTGTGTGGCTGGGTGGAATGACCTACGCTGTCTCAGAGGCCACTGTCACATTACACTTACCACTGTGTGGTCACAACACACTGGATCACTTGATATGTGAGATTCCTGTTCTGATAAAGGCCGCCTGTGGTGAGAAGGGCGCTAATGAGCTCACACTCTCTGAGGTTTGCATTTTCATGTTAGCTGTGCCACTATGCTTCATTCTCGCTTCCTATGCTTCTATCGGACATGCTGTATTTAAGATTAAATCTtcggagggaagaaaaaaagcctttggcACATGTTCCTcccatctcattgtagttttcttcttttatggtcCAGCCATTAGCATGTACCTTCagcccc cctccatctctagGGACCAGCCCAAGTTCATGGCTCTCTTCTATGGAGTGGTGACTCCTACACTCAACCCTTTCATCTACACTCTGAGGAATAAGGATGTAAAGGGTGCATGGGGCAACCTGGTGAGGAGCGTTTTCACTTCCAAGTGA